A genomic segment from Syntrophotalea acetylenivorans encodes:
- a CDS encoding tRNA-dihydrouridine synthase family protein: MPTDSTIINSPLPWRSNTKPLMLAPMQGLSNRGLRSLFIEWVRPDVVFSEFIRVAGGKRRNLRPTQIQDLAPHRRGVPLIAQLIGHQPDLLAEAAQALQDSGVGHINLNLGCPFGRTTSSAIGGELLNLPQQIPPLLAALRQVVTGSFSVKLRAGYDQPRQIFKLLPLFEDTGVDFLVLHPRTVVQKYSGAADHNITAEAVQHTRLPIIANGDITTVAQGQQLLEKTGIAGLMLGRGALADPMLFSRLRNEDSNVPTAIELRHNALYLLGKLLPNYRQRYCGQSQVLAKLRSLLPYLQEVGCESLCDALRGAKTLEAFEAQLKRMENP; the protein is encoded by the coding sequence TTGCCTACTGACTCCACGATTATCAATTCCCCTCTGCCTTGGCGGTCCAACACCAAACCTTTAATGCTGGCCCCGATGCAGGGCCTCAGCAACCGCGGCCTGCGCAGCCTTTTTATCGAATGGGTGCGTCCCGATGTGGTGTTCAGCGAATTCATTCGCGTGGCAGGGGGCAAGCGTCGAAACCTGCGCCCGACTCAGATTCAGGACCTTGCTCCACATCGGCGTGGCGTCCCCTTGATCGCTCAGTTGATCGGCCACCAGCCGGACCTGCTGGCTGAGGCGGCCCAAGCCCTGCAGGATTCCGGCGTCGGACACATCAATCTGAACCTGGGATGTCCTTTTGGCCGCACCACCAGCAGCGCCATCGGTGGCGAACTTCTAAACCTCCCACAGCAGATTCCGCCCCTTCTCGCCGCCCTGCGCCAAGTGGTAACCGGCAGTTTCTCGGTTAAACTGCGAGCGGGTTACGATCAACCGCGGCAAATTTTCAAGCTGCTGCCCCTCTTCGAGGATACCGGAGTCGATTTTCTGGTTCTACATCCCCGTACTGTTGTACAGAAATATTCAGGCGCCGCCGATCATAACATAACCGCCGAGGCAGTGCAGCACACCCGGCTGCCTATTATCGCCAACGGTGATATCACTACTGTCGCGCAGGGTCAGCAGCTATTAGAAAAGACCGGAATCGCCGGCTTGATGCTCGGTCGTGGCGCTCTGGCAGACCCAATGCTATTTTCCCGCTTACGGAATGAAGACTCAAACGTGCCAACCGCCATAGAGTTACGGCACAATGCATTATATTTATTAGGCAAACTGCTACCGAACTATCGCCAGCGTTACTGTGGTCAATCCCAGGTGCTCGCCAAACTGCGCAGCTTGTTGCCCTATCTGCAAGAAGTGGGATGCGAATCTCTTTGCGACGCATTACGTGGAGCAAAAACCCTCGAAGCCTTTGAGGCTCAACTCAAACGGATGGAGAACCCGTGA
- a CDS encoding DUF3820 family protein — translation MSELVTLDSALLLELAEMRMPFGKHCGQRLIDLPEPYVVWFSQQGFPEGKLGRMLRTIYEIKLNGLEYLFDPLR, via the coding sequence GTGAGCGAACTTGTCACCCTGGATTCGGCCTTGTTGCTTGAACTTGCGGAAATGCGCATGCCTTTTGGCAAGCATTGTGGGCAGCGCCTTATCGATCTGCCCGAGCCTTACGTCGTCTGGTTTTCCCAGCAGGGCTTTCCCGAGGGAAAACTTGGGCGCATGCTGCGGACTATTTATGAAATCAAACTCAACGGACTGGAATACCTTTTCGACCCCTTGCGCTGA
- a CDS encoding RNA recognition motif domain-containing protein, whose translation MARDVYVANISFEATEEDLRNLFSVSGTVKSVRLLNDPRTGLFRGTAFVQMANAAQAKDAIVTLDGALLINRVISVTEALPKKPREATTDREQNNSRRKDTGNNRRKPGRKSPRK comes from the coding sequence ATGGCACGAGACGTATATGTAGCTAACATTTCTTTTGAAGCCACGGAAGAAGACCTCCGCAATCTTTTCTCCGTATCGGGAACGGTGAAATCCGTACGCCTGCTCAACGACCCACGCACCGGCCTGTTCCGGGGTACAGCCTTTGTGCAAATGGCGAATGCCGCCCAGGCAAAGGATGCCATCGTCACCCTGGACGGTGCCCTTCTGATCAATCGGGTTATCAGCGTCACTGAAGCCCTGCCCAAAAAACCCCGGGAAGCCACAACCGATCGCGAACAGAACAATTCGCGGCGCAAAGATACCGGGAACAACCGCCGTAAACCGGGCCGCAAAAGTCCACGGAAATAA
- a CDS encoding peptidylprolyl isomerase, with translation MSNAHARHIMVATEEACIELKAKIEAGEDFAACATKHSKCPTGRRGGNLGIVKPGQLVTEVDEVVFNGELRTVHGPVKSEFGYHLIQVLSRTD, from the coding sequence ATGTCAAACGCTCATGCCCGTCATATTATGGTCGCTACCGAAGAAGCCTGCATCGAATTGAAGGCCAAGATTGAAGCCGGCGAGGATTTTGCGGCTTGCGCCACTAAGCATTCCAAGTGTCCCACCGGGCGCCGTGGCGGCAATTTGGGAATCGTCAAGCCAGGCCAACTGGTTACTGAAGTCGATGAAGTGGTTTTCAATGGCGAGCTTCGCACGGTTCACGGACCGGTGAAATCTGAGTTCGGTTATCATCTCATACAAGTACTGAGCCGAACCGATTGA
- a CDS encoding PolC-type DNA polymerase III: protein MGEENLHQSDGGVVVFDFETSGMSPEQGDRAIEIGAVRLVGDRIVDRFQSLMNPGRFINSFIEDLTGISNAMVQEAPPAAEIMSQFFHFIGDSPLVAHNAAFDRRFLDAELALIGLRRRQEMACSLLVARRLYPEAPNHKLQTLVHYHDLPHKGTFHRALADAEMTAHLWRQMGYDIASTYGCGSVPFMILQGLSKVSKKQVDAYLRRYAADLGAKSR, encoded by the coding sequence GTGGGCGAAGAAAATTTACATCAAAGCGACGGCGGTGTTGTGGTCTTTGACTTTGAAACGAGCGGCATGTCTCCGGAACAAGGCGACCGGGCCATTGAGATCGGTGCGGTGCGATTAGTTGGCGACCGCATCGTCGATCGCTTTCAAAGCCTGATGAATCCCGGGCGTTTTATCAACTCTTTCATTGAGGATTTGACCGGCATAAGCAATGCCATGGTACAGGAGGCCCCACCGGCGGCGGAGATTATGTCCCAATTTTTCCATTTTATCGGTGACTCGCCCCTGGTGGCGCATAATGCCGCTTTTGATCGCCGGTTTCTCGATGCCGAGCTGGCCCTGATCGGCTTAAGGCGTCGACAGGAGATGGCCTGCTCCCTGCTGGTGGCCAGACGCCTCTACCCTGAAGCGCCCAACCACAAATTGCAAACCCTGGTTCATTATCATGATTTGCCGCACAAGGGTACATTTCACCGAGCACTGGCCGATGCAGAAATGACTGCCCATCTGTGGCGGCAAATGGGGTATGATATAGCTTCGACTTATGGCTGTGGTTCTGTGCCCTTTATGATACTTCAGGGGCTGAGCAAGGTCAGTAAAAAACAGGTGGATGCTTATCTGCGGCGGTATGCCGCAGATCTTGGAGCAAAGAGCCGATAA
- a CDS encoding serine/threonine protein kinase, translated as MTDKQHPFQALSPSFIMDAVESCGFVCDCRTLTLNSYENRVYQVGLEEGPPLIAKFYRPERWSDEQILEEHQFCFELMDHELPVVAPLMNDQGESLFIHGSFRFALYPRQGGHAPELDNLDNLLILGRLLGRIHGIGALRPFQHRPRLDSRSFGHDSVALISENFVPPETKANYDALTADLLQAIEAIFADTTDLRYIRAHGDCHSGNILWRDDAPHFVDFDDARMAPAIQDLWMMLSGDRSRQHAQLAELVEGYNEFFDFQPRELRLIEALRSLRILHFSAWLARRWNDPTFPHHFSWFNTPRYWGDHILELREQIAALNEPLLQLA; from the coding sequence ATGACCGATAAGCAGCATCCTTTTCAGGCTCTTTCTCCGTCATTTATCATGGATGCCGTGGAAAGTTGCGGCTTTGTCTGTGATTGCCGTACCTTGACCTTGAACAGCTACGAAAACCGGGTCTATCAGGTTGGCCTCGAAGAGGGACCGCCGTTAATTGCTAAGTTTTACCGCCCTGAACGGTGGAGTGATGAACAGATTCTTGAGGAACATCAGTTTTGTTTTGAATTGATGGACCATGAACTGCCGGTGGTGGCTCCCTTGATGAACGATCAAGGTGAAAGCCTATTTATCCACGGGTCATTCCGCTTTGCCCTCTATCCCCGGCAGGGCGGCCACGCCCCGGAGCTGGACAACCTCGATAATCTGCTGATTCTTGGTCGTCTTCTGGGGCGTATTCACGGCATCGGAGCTCTTCGTCCTTTTCAACACCGTCCCCGGCTCGATAGTCGCAGCTTTGGACACGACAGTGTCGCCCTGATCAGTGAAAACTTCGTGCCTCCGGAAACCAAGGCCAATTACGACGCCCTTACCGCCGACCTGCTGCAGGCTATCGAGGCCATCTTCGCCGACACAACGGACCTGCGCTATATCCGTGCCCATGGTGACTGCCACAGCGGCAATATTCTGTGGCGCGACGATGCACCCCATTTTGTCGATTTTGATGACGCCCGCATGGCTCCGGCTATTCAGGATCTATGGATGATGCTCTCCGGGGACCGGTCGCGGCAGCATGCCCAGTTGGCGGAATTAGTGGAGGGTTATAACGAGTTTTTCGATTTTCAACCTCGAGAATTACGGTTGATCGAGGCTTTACGGTCCTTGCGCATCCTGCATTTTTCCGCCTGGTTGGCAAGGCGCTGGAACGATCCGACTTTTCCTCATCATTTTTCCTGGTTCAATACCCCCCGTTACTGGGGCGATCACATCCTTGAACTGCGGGAACAGATTGCCGCCCTTAACGAGCCTTTATTGCAGCTGGCTTGA
- a CDS encoding aldehyde ferredoxin oxidoreductase C-terminal domain-containing protein, translating into MNRIFRVNMKDLTCKIEDVPEAWAGLGGRGLTSTIVAAEVPPTCHPLGPNNKLVFAPGLLTGTPAAQSGRMSAGAKSPLTGGIKESNAGGTSAQQFAKLGIKAMIIEDKPEAGKWYELHVNNDGVTFHDASALKGLQNFDVIAKMEEKYSPKIGVCSIGIPGEERLMAANISVKDPDHKIRSHGRGGLGAVMGSKGIKCMTIDDSEGKRVEIADKDKFRAAAKVFAKAMLDHPVTGEGLPIYGTNVLINILNEAGGLPTKNFMYGSCEHHDKVSGETMHDIISSRGGHTKHGCHAGCIIQCSQVYVDENKEYITSGFEYETVWGLGINCMIESLDDCARIDNAMDNIGIDSIEGAVLIAVAMEAGVIPWGDGKETLRVMNEEIGKATPLGRILGNGTASVGHAYGLTRVPVVKGQGIPAYDPRSVKGIGITYATSTMGADHTAGYSIATNILQVGGHVDPLKKEGQVELSRNLSIATAAVDSTGMCIFIAFPALDIPECLPALIDMINARYGISLTGDDVVELGKYILKTEKAFNDAAGFTKADDRLPEFFEYEPVPPHNAVWDFTPEEIDEFWNF; encoded by the coding sequence ATGAACAGAATTTTTCGCGTTAACATGAAAGACCTCACCTGTAAGATCGAAGATGTACCGGAAGCCTGGGCCGGCCTCGGCGGCCGAGGCCTGACTTCCACGATCGTTGCAGCTGAAGTACCTCCCACCTGCCACCCTCTCGGTCCTAACAATAAGCTGGTTTTCGCTCCCGGCCTTCTGACCGGCACCCCGGCCGCTCAGTCCGGTCGTATGTCGGCAGGCGCCAAGAGTCCTCTGACCGGCGGCATTAAAGAGTCCAACGCCGGCGGTACCAGCGCTCAGCAGTTCGCCAAGCTTGGCATCAAGGCCATGATCATTGAAGATAAGCCGGAAGCGGGCAAGTGGTATGAGCTGCACGTTAACAATGACGGAGTTACCTTCCACGACGCTTCGGCCCTCAAAGGCCTGCAGAATTTTGATGTCATCGCCAAGATGGAAGAGAAATATAGTCCGAAAATCGGTGTTTGCTCCATCGGCATCCCCGGCGAAGAGCGCCTGATGGCTGCTAACATCTCCGTCAAAGACCCCGACCACAAGATCCGCAGCCACGGCCGTGGCGGTCTCGGTGCGGTTATGGGCTCTAAGGGAATCAAGTGCATGACCATCGACGATTCCGAAGGCAAGCGGGTTGAAATCGCCGATAAAGATAAGTTCCGCGCTGCCGCCAAGGTTTTCGCCAAGGCCATGCTCGATCATCCGGTCACCGGCGAAGGCCTGCCCATCTACGGCACCAACGTTCTGATCAACATCTTGAACGAAGCTGGTGGTCTGCCCACCAAGAACTTCATGTACGGTTCCTGCGAGCACCACGACAAGGTTTCCGGTGAGACCATGCACGACATTATCTCCAGCCGCGGGGGCCACACCAAGCACGGTTGCCACGCTGGTTGTATCATCCAGTGCTCCCAGGTCTACGTTGACGAAAACAAAGAATATATTACCTCCGGTTTCGAATATGAGACTGTCTGGGGGCTGGGCATCAACTGCATGATCGAAAGTCTCGACGACTGCGCCCGTATCGACAACGCCATGGACAACATCGGCATCGACTCCATCGAAGGTGCTGTATTGATCGCCGTCGCCATGGAAGCCGGGGTTATTCCGTGGGGTGACGGCAAAGAAACCCTGCGCGTGATGAACGAAGAAATCGGCAAGGCCACACCCCTCGGTCGAATTCTCGGTAACGGCACCGCTTCGGTGGGCCATGCGTACGGTCTGACCCGTGTACCGGTTGTCAAAGGGCAGGGCATCCCGGCTTACGACCCCCGTTCGGTTAAAGGGATCGGCATCACCTACGCTACCTCCACCATGGGTGCCGACCACACTGCCGGTTATTCTATCGCTACCAACATCCTGCAGGTTGGCGGTCACGTCGATCCGCTGAAGAAGGAAGGACAGGTTGAACTGTCCCGTAACCTGTCCATCGCTACCGCTGCCGTGGACAGCACCGGTATGTGTATCTTCATCGCCTTTCCGGCTTTGGATATCCCCGAGTGTCTGCCGGCTCTGATCGACATGATCAACGCTCGCTACGGCATCAGCCTTACAGGCGACGACGTCGTTGAGCTCGGCAAGTACATTTTGAAGACTGAAAAGGCCTTCAACGACGCCGCCGGCTTTACTAAAGCCGATGATCGTTTGCCCGAGTTTTTCGAGTATGAGCCGGTTCCTCCGCACAACGCCGTCTGGGACTTCACCCCGGAAGAAATCGACGAATTCTGGAATTTTTAA